The Polaribacter sp. KT25b genome contains the following window.
AAAAATCATTTAACACTTTTATTTCTTTGGCAATAATCCAACCTTGTTTACCGTCTGCAATTTCTATCTTTCTCCAATCATCTACATCGTCTAAAACCAATACCTTTGTGCCTTCATGTAAAGTAAATACATCTTCTGAATTAAAAGTTGGAGCATTTCTTACTTCTGTTTTTTCTGCAAAAACAATGGCTTCTTTCTTATTTTTTGAAAGAGAATATTGATTAAAGGTAATTAACAGAGAGATAATTAACAGAATAAAACTCAATGAACTTGTTACAAAATAGAACCTTTTTATAGAAGGGGCATCAGCAAAATAAAACAATAAAAACAGTAAACTACCTAAAATTGAAAATACAATAACTACAATTGCCCATTGATTATAAGATAGTTGTTGTAAATAATTAATATTAAATTTTTGAAGTACAGTTTTTGGTAATTCTTCTATTTTATCAAGTGCTAATCGTTTTGCAAAAACTAAATTATTTTTTGCATCTTCATTTAAAGGGTTAATTTTTAATGCTTTTTCTAAATAATAAATTGATGGGCCAACTTTGTTTAATTTATAATAAGAATTACCTAAATTATAATATAATTCTGATGATGTTAAACCTTTAGATTCAATTTGCTTGTAAAGTTCTATTGCTTTTTCAAATTTTTCGTTTTTATACAAATCATTTGCAGACGAAAAGAGTTCATCTGCATTTTGTGCAGAGATAGTATTTGCAATTATCAGTAATAAAAATAATATCTTTTTCATCTTATAACTGTTTATCTAATTGAACGATTACTTGTTTAGCTCTTTCAAACTCTTGTTTCATTTCTGTGTTTGTAACAGGTGTGTAACGCGCAAAATCTGAGGCTTTTAAAACATCTATAAACTGATGTATTGTTGATTTATCTACTTGTTTTTGTTGTAAAATTTGCGTTATATTTTCTTTACTGATATCTGCAATTTCAATAGACAATTTCGCTTTTAAGTAATTGTGTAAAGCTCTTTCTAAAGCTTCATAAAATGCCTCTTTTTTACCTAATTGTTTTTGTGCTTCTGATAAATATTTTTTAGCTAATCGTTCTGCTTTTCGTTGTTTTCTACCAATAACATCACTATTACGTTTTTCATTATTTTTTGCAATAATAATTCCTATCGGGATTGTAATTAACGGTAATAACAATAATAAATAGAATAAATATGATTTATAAAAATCGCTATTTTCTTTTGCTTCAAAATTGCTGCTGGTTAATATATATCTAAAGTTATTTCCTTTAGTAACAACATCTCTTTTTTGTATGGAATTTGTGTTGTTGTCAGAATTAGAAATTAACTCTTTGCCTTCTAAAACATCTACATACAAATCATTTGTGGCAATAGTTTCGTATTTTTCTTTTTCAGGGTTAAAATAAGAAAAGGAAGTATTTGGTATTTTATATTTGCCTTTGTATTGTGGTACAATGGTGTAAACATCGGTTACAGAACCAGAAATTCCGTCTGTTTTAACATAAATACTTTCTTTTCTTTCTGGTTGATATTTTTCTAATTCGGCAGGAGTTTCTATAACCGGTAATTCAAATAATTTTAAATTTCCTTTTCCAGAAACGGTTACTTTAATTTGCGATGATTCATTTGCTTTTAAAGCATTTTTACTTAAAGAAACATCAAAAGAAAATTGCCCAACTGCTCCTGTAAAATTTTCTGGTTTACCATCTAAAGGTAAACTTTTAGGGCTAATTGTTTTTTTAGTAGAAGCAAATTCTTT
Protein-coding sequences here:
- a CDS encoding BatD family protein, which gives rise to MKLKLYISIIFSLLTLSFFAQDAELSVNLSKNKLGLNQRLRIEFSINKQGADNFTPPSFRGFKVIQGPSQSVSQSWINGKVSFSQSYTYIIEPKRKGELIIEAASIKYNGGILNSKMVKVVVLDPIDVPENPNDPNYIAQQNIHLVAEISKSRPFVGEGIYVEYRLYVSENVSVYDTSVTEAPQYNGFWNQDIKIDGFPVKMGTYNNEKYRYIVLQKALLIPTKTGNLTIDPMKMDIVIGVPTGRADFFGNVITKNIKKEFASTKKTISPKSLPLDGKPENFTGAVGQFSFDVSLSKNALKANESSQIKVTVSGKGNLKLFELPVIETPAELEKYQPERKESIYVKTDGISGSVTDVYTIVPQYKGKYKIPNTSFSYFNPEKEKYETIATNDLYVDVLEGKELISNSDNNTNSIQKRDVVTKGNNFRYILTSSNFEAKENSDFYKSYLFYLLLLLPLITIPIGIIIAKNNEKRNSDVIGRKQRKAERLAKKYLSEAQKQLGKKEAFYEALERALHNYLKAKLSIEIADISKENITQILQQKQVDKSTIHQFIDVLKASDFARYTPVTNTEMKQEFERAKQVIVQLDKQL
- a CDS encoding tetratricopeptide repeat protein, with protein sequence MKKILFLLLIIANTISAQNADELFSSANDLYKNEKFEKAIELYKQIESKGLTSSELYYNLGNSYYKLNKVGPSIYYLEKALKINPLNEDAKNNLVFAKRLALDKIEELPKTVLQKFNINYLQQLSYNQWAIVVIVFSILGSLLFLLFYFADAPSIKRFYFVTSSLSFILLIISLLITFNQYSLSKNKKEAIVFAEKTEVRNAPTFNSEDVFTLHEGTKVLVLDDVDDWRKIEIADGKQGWIIAKEIKVLNDF